The following proteins are encoded in a genomic region of Nitrospirota bacterium:
- the acpP gene encoding acyl carrier protein, translating into MAIEERVKKIIAEQLGVEEDEVTPEAKFVDDLGADSLDTVELVMALEEEFDIEIPDEDAEKILTVGRAIDYIKEKV; encoded by the coding sequence ATGGCGATCGAGGAGCGGGTCAAGAAGATCATCGCCGAGCAACTGGGGGTGGAGGAAGACGAAGTCACCCCGGAGGCCAAATTTGTCGATGATCTTGGGGCGGACTCCCTTGATACGGTCGAGCTCGTGATGGCGCTGGAAGAGGAGTTCGACATCGAGATCCCCGACGAGGATGCGGAGAAGATCCTCACCGTGGGGCGCGCCATTGATTACATTAAGGAGAAAGTGTAA